Within the Methanofastidiosum sp. genome, the region TTTACCCCTTTTGGTAATTGGTCATAAGGCAACTCAAGAGGTCCAAAAAATATTGGGTCTATCAGTGCAACAGGCTGAGCCCCCATGCAGACTACATCTCTAAGAATACCGCCAATTCCAGTAGCCGCCCCTCCATATGGCTCAACAGCTGATGGATGATTATGACTCTCCAAAGCTAGAACATAAGCATAATCTTTATCAAATTCAACTACGCCTGCATCTTCTTTAATAACAAATATATTCTGAGGCGCTTCAATATTAAAAATATATTTTTTCAATAAACTTTTTGATGATTTGTAACAACAGTGTTCTGACCAAGCCTGACCTATTGCCTGTATTTCAATGTCTGTTGGATTTCTACCTTGTTCTCTAAAGTAATTTCTAACTGACTTCATTTCATCTAGAGAAAGACCTATCCCTATTTTTCTACTTATCTCTAGAAGTTTTTCATCAGGTAAGTCAAGATTTATTTCAAAAACATTTTGTTTGCCACTCATTTTATCATTTCCACTTCGTAATCGTGGATTACAGGATTAATCAGAAGTTTTTTGCACATCATATCAACGTCTTCTCTAATTTTCTTTTCATCCTTTCCACTTATTTCTATGACGTAGCTTCTTTTCACTTCAACATTTTGAACATCATCAAAACCAA harbors:
- the purS gene encoding phosphoribosylformylglycinamidine synthase subunit PurS; the encoded protein is MKVEIKVGLKEGITDPEGLNIKKSLKLLGFDDVQNVEVKRSYVIEISGKDEKKIREDVDMMCKKLLINPVIHDYEVEMIK